The Pedosphaera parvula Ellin514 genome has a segment encoding these proteins:
- a CDS encoding endo-1,4-beta-xylanase: protein MKLNLFCLTSTVVLAVTSVGLAQPTLKDAFKDRFLVGVALNESQFTSSNGMEATLVKKQFNSITPENVLKWESIHPEPGRFNFDPADRFVTFGEHNHMFTIGHTLVWHHQTPDWVFRGPNGKPVDRATLLNCMSNHIQTVVGRYKGRVKGWDVVNEALDEDGTLRPSPWLKIIGPEFLVKAYQFAHDADPEAELYYNDYALENPAKCAGAVALVKQLQAAGIHLVAVGVQEHAHLDWPTAKQVSDTITAFSRLGVKVSITELDVDVLPAAGAGTGADVGLKVAQNPALNPYTNGLPKSVQQALARRYAELFAVYVKHHADMERVTFWGVADGGSWLNNWPVKGRTNYPLLFDREDKPKPAYASVLETARQIKTTRRSTVDESISLNQP from the coding sequence ATGAAATTAAACCTGTTTTGTCTGACCAGCACGGTCGTATTGGCCGTAACCAGTGTCGGCCTCGCCCAGCCCACGCTGAAAGACGCCTTCAAGGACCGTTTCCTTGTGGGCGTGGCACTGAATGAATCGCAGTTCACCAGTTCAAACGGCATGGAGGCCACGCTCGTGAAAAAGCAGTTCAACTCCATCACGCCGGAAAATGTATTGAAGTGGGAAAGTATCCACCCGGAACCGGGCCGATTCAACTTCGATCCGGCGGACCGTTTTGTTACCTTTGGCGAGCACAACCACATGTTCACCATCGGCCACACGCTGGTCTGGCATCACCAGACGCCGGACTGGGTTTTTCGAGGCCCGAATGGCAAGCCGGTTGATCGCGCGACACTGCTCAACTGCATGAGCAATCACATCCAGACGGTGGTCGGTCGTTATAAGGGACGTGTGAAAGGTTGGGACGTGGTGAATGAGGCGTTGGACGAGGACGGTACCTTGCGTCCGTCGCCGTGGCTTAAAATCATCGGGCCTGAATTTCTCGTGAAAGCGTATCAGTTCGCCCACGACGCCGATCCGGAGGCAGAGCTATACTACAATGATTATGCGTTGGAAAATCCCGCCAAATGCGCCGGAGCGGTCGCTCTGGTCAAACAACTCCAGGCGGCGGGCATTCATCTGGTGGCGGTGGGCGTTCAAGAACACGCACATCTGGACTGGCCCACCGCAAAACAAGTGAGTGACACAATCACAGCCTTCAGCCGCCTGGGCGTAAAGGTGAGCATCACCGAGTTGGACGTGGATGTGCTTCCCGCTGCCGGTGCAGGCACCGGTGCGGACGTGGGGCTCAAAGTCGCCCAAAACCCCGCACTCAATCCTTACACCAACGGGCTGCCCAAGTCCGTCCAGCAGGCGCTCGCGCGGCGTTACGCTGAACTATTTGCCGTGTATGTCAAACACCACGCGGACATGGAACGGGTGACGTTCTGGGGCGTGGCCGACGGCGGTTCCTGGCTGAACAACTGGCCGGTGAAGGGCCGGACCAATTATCCGCTGCTCTTTGACCGGGAAGACAAGCCCAAGCCAGCTTACGCGAGCGTGCTGGAAACCGCCCGCCAGATCAAAACCACCCGACGTTCGACGGTGGATGAAAGTATCAGTTTGAATCAGCCTTGA
- a CDS encoding MFS transporter encodes MNEQFQQNLTFTEKAGYSGADAAANFVFMSMILFQLNFYTDVFGLTASAAAAILLWPRLWDAVFDPIMGVLADRTRTRWGRFRPWILWTAVPWTVVMILAYTTPKGWSMGAMIAYAVITNTMLMTLYSMNNMPYSALGAVMTADLNERARLNSYRFIAVNIAQFIVGGFTLPLVAKFAVGHDRQYGWQITMTIWAAVCLILFLTAFLTTRERVQPLAEAKTPPKQDFADLLKNSPWRIMALMTLVHFAILSFRGGASYNYYHHYADKVAMFDWVHQLGLTAPALAPDAPKPGGVLEWLGYIVHGDKANLTSTNVADVFNSIVNMIGTTTTIIVIMLSMSFARRFGKKAVAVAGFGLSALNAFAFYLLPPTSVNGMVALTILGSIVYAPTVPLIWAIYADVADYSEWKTGRRFTGMVFATIGFTLKAGLALGSASFLWIMAGFFNYDTKLPDAPDAVAGFRETTGLVVGILFAVCTLLLCAYKLNKKATVEMAEDLAARRRRSAPPGVETITI; translated from the coding sequence ATGAACGAACAATTTCAGCAAAACCTGACCTTCACTGAGAAGGCAGGTTACAGCGGTGCGGACGCGGCGGCGAACTTCGTGTTCATGTCCATGATTTTGTTTCAGTTGAATTTTTACACAGACGTCTTTGGGCTGACCGCCAGCGCTGCCGCTGCAATCCTGCTGTGGCCGCGTTTATGGGACGCGGTTTTCGATCCGATCATGGGTGTGCTGGCCGACCGCACCCGCACGCGCTGGGGCCGGTTTCGTCCGTGGATATTGTGGACGGCGGTGCCGTGGACCGTGGTGATGATCCTGGCCTACACCACGCCGAAAGGCTGGAGCATGGGCGCGATGATTGCCTACGCCGTCATCACCAACACGATGCTGATGACACTCTATTCGATGAACAACATGCCGTATTCGGCGTTGGGCGCGGTGATGACAGCTGATTTAAATGAGCGCGCCCGGCTCAATTCCTACCGTTTCATCGCCGTCAATATCGCCCAATTCATCGTCGGCGGTTTCACGTTGCCGCTGGTAGCCAAATTCGCGGTGGGGCACGACCGGCAATACGGCTGGCAGATTACCATGACGATTTGGGCGGCAGTCTGTTTGATCTTGTTTCTAACGGCATTTTTAACGACGCGCGAACGTGTGCAGCCGTTGGCGGAGGCGAAAACCCCGCCTAAACAGGATTTTGCGGACCTGCTCAAGAACAGTCCGTGGAGGATCATGGCGCTGATGACGCTCGTACATTTTGCCATTCTCTCGTTCCGAGGCGGTGCCAGCTACAACTACTACCATCATTACGCGGACAAGGTGGCGATGTTTGACTGGGTGCACCAACTCGGTTTGACCGCGCCCGCGCTTGCGCCTGATGCGCCCAAGCCGGGCGGTGTGCTGGAATGGCTCGGTTACATCGTTCACGGCGATAAAGCGAACCTCACCAGCACCAACGTCGCCGACGTGTTCAACAGCATCGTCAACATGATTGGCACCACCACGACGATTATCGTCATCATGCTCTCGATGTCTTTTGCACGGCGCTTTGGTAAGAAAGCCGTGGCCGTGGCGGGTTTTGGTCTCTCGGCATTGAATGCTTTCGCCTTTTACCTGCTGCCGCCGACATCGGTGAACGGGATGGTGGCGCTGACAATTCTTGGCTCCATCGTTTACGCGCCGACTGTGCCATTGATCTGGGCGATCTACGCCGACGTGGCAGATTATTCCGAGTGGAAAACCGGCCGGCGCTTCACAGGGATGGTTTTTGCCACGATCGGTTTCACCTTGAAAGCGGGTCTGGCGCTCGGCTCGGCATCGTTCCTTTGGATCATGGCGGGATTTTTTAACTACGACACCAAGCTGCCGGACGCGCCGGATGCCGTGGCGGGTTTTCGCGAAACCACCGGGCTGGTGGTGGGAATTCTCTTTGCGGTCTGCACGTTATTGCTCTGCGCCTATAAACTGAACAAAAAGGCCACGGTTGAAATGGCCGAGGATCTCGCTGCGCGCCGACGCCGCTCTGCGCCGCCGGGAGTTGAAACGATTACGATATGA
- a CDS encoding glycoside hydrolase family 3 N-terminal domain-containing protein → MTKPSPKIPDYKNPRVVAARRVKDLLARMTLEEKAAQMMCVWQEKAAKLLDGNGNFDPAKAKAAFKKGHGLGQVGRPSDAGSDPATPANGKTARGMAELTNAIQKFFLEHSRLGIPVMFHEECLHGHAARDGTSFPQPIGLGATFNPALVEKLYAMTAHETRVRGGHQALTPVVDVARDARWGRVEETYGEDPFLNTQLGIAAVRGFQGDASFKDKKHVIATLKHFAAHGQPESGQNCAPVNVSERLLRETFLHPFRDCLKKGGAISVMASYNEIDGVPSHASRWLLRDVLRKEWGFKGFVVSDYYAIWELSHRPDSHGHHVAADKKEACVLAVKAGVNIEFPEPDCYRHLVELVRKKVLHETELDELIAPMLLWKFKMGLFDDPYVDPEEAARVVGCEVHRELASEAARETITLLKNENDLLPLNPAKLKTVAVIGPNANRSLLGGYSGVPAHNVTVLDGIKARLGGAVKVVHAEGCKITVGGSWQQDEVLASDPAEDRKQIDEAVKVAWSADVVIVAIGGNEQTSREAWSLKHMGDRTSLDLIGHQDELIRALLATGKPVVALVFNGRPLAINHVAQNVPAILECWYLGQECGSAVAAVLFGDHNPGGKLPISIPRSVGQLPVFYNHKPSARRGFLWDEATPLFPFGFGLSYTKFTFKNVRLAKKIISRTGSTHVSVDVTNAGKRAGTEVVQVYVRDLISSVTRPVKELKVFQKITLAPGETKTVSLDLTPESLAFYDVNMKYVVEPGEFEIMVGNSSRDVDLQKVVLRVVK, encoded by the coding sequence ATGACCAAGCCCAGCCCGAAAATCCCTGACTACAAGAACCCGCGCGTCGTCGCCGCCCGGCGCGTCAAAGATTTGCTCGCTCGCATGACGCTCGAGGAGAAAGCCGCGCAGATGATGTGCGTCTGGCAGGAAAAGGCCGCGAAGCTGCTGGATGGGAATGGCAATTTTGATCCTGCGAAGGCAAAGGCCGCGTTCAAGAAAGGTCACGGCCTCGGCCAGGTCGGACGCCCGAGCGACGCCGGCAGCGATCCGGCGACGCCAGCGAACGGCAAGACGGCGCGCGGCATGGCGGAACTCACCAACGCCATCCAGAAATTTTTCCTCGAACATTCCCGCCTGGGCATTCCCGTGATGTTTCACGAGGAATGTCTCCATGGTCACGCGGCCAGGGACGGCACGAGTTTTCCGCAGCCCATCGGCCTCGGCGCGACGTTCAATCCCGCGCTCGTGGAAAAACTTTACGCAATGACGGCCCACGAAACCCGTGTGCGCGGCGGGCATCAGGCCCTCACGCCGGTGGTGGACGTGGCACGCGACGCCCGTTGGGGACGCGTCGAGGAGACCTACGGCGAAGACCCGTTTCTCAACACGCAACTCGGCATCGCCGCCGTTCGCGGTTTTCAAGGCGATGCGTCGTTCAAGGACAAAAAGCACGTCATCGCCACGCTGAAACATTTTGCCGCGCATGGCCAGCCGGAATCCGGCCAAAACTGCGCGCCAGTGAATGTCTCCGAACGGCTGCTGCGCGAAACTTTTCTCCATCCGTTCCGCGACTGCCTGAAAAAGGGCGGTGCGATCAGCGTGATGGCCAGTTACAACGAAATAGACGGTGTGCCTTCTCACGCCAGCCGCTGGCTGCTGCGGGATGTGCTGCGGAAGGAATGGGGCTTCAAAGGTTTTGTCGTCTCGGATTATTACGCGATCTGGGAACTCAGCCATCGCCCGGATTCGCACGGCCACCATGTGGCGGCGGATAAAAAGGAGGCCTGCGTGCTGGCGGTCAAGGCCGGTGTCAACATTGAGTTTCCCGAGCCGGATTGTTACCGGCATCTGGTTGAACTGGTTCGCAAAAAGGTTCTGCACGAGACCGAGCTGGATGAACTCATCGCGCCGATGCTGCTCTGGAAATTCAAAATGGGCCTGTTCGACGATCCGTATGTGGATCCGGAAGAAGCCGCGCGTGTGGTCGGCTGCGAGGTGCACCGCGAACTGGCCAGCGAAGCCGCGCGCGAAACCATCACGCTGCTGAAGAACGAAAATGATCTGCTGCCGCTGAATCCGGCGAAGTTGAAAACCGTTGCCGTCATTGGCCCGAATGCCAATCGCAGCCTGCTCGGTGGTTACAGCGGCGTGCCCGCGCACAATGTCACCGTGCTGGATGGCATCAAGGCGCGGCTCGGGGGCGCAGTGAAAGTGGTTCACGCCGAGGGCTGTAAAATCACCGTTGGCGGCTCGTGGCAGCAGGACGAAGTTCTGGCGAGCGATCCGGCGGAAGATCGGAAACAGATTGACGAGGCGGTGAAAGTCGCGTGGTCGGCGGATGTCGTCATTGTTGCCATCGGCGGCAACGAGCAAACCTCGCGCGAGGCGTGGAGTCTCAAGCACATGGGCGACCGCACGAGCCTCGATTTGATCGGCCATCAGGACGAACTCATCAGGGCGCTGCTTGCCACGGGAAAGCCGGTTGTCGCGCTCGTGTTCAATGGCCGTCCGCTGGCGATTAATCACGTCGCACAGAATGTTCCGGCGATTTTGGAATGCTGGTATCTTGGCCAGGAATGCGGCAGCGCAGTTGCCGCGGTTTTGTTCGGCGACCACAATCCCGGCGGCAAGCTGCCGATCTCGATTCCGCGTTCCGTCGGCCAGTTGCCGGTGTTTTACAACCACAAGCCGTCGGCGCGGCGCGGGTTTTTGTGGGACGAAGCCACGCCCTTGTTTCCGTTCGGCTTCGGCTTGAGCTACACGAAGTTCACCTTCAAAAATGTCCGGCTCGCCAAAAAAATCATTTCCCGCACCGGCTCGACGCACGTTTCGGTGGACGTGACTAACGCTGGCAAACGCGCCGGGACGGAAGTGGTTCAAGTCTATGTCCGCGATCTCATCAGCTCGGTGACGCGGCCGGTGAAGGAATTGAAAGTCTTTCAGAAAATTACCCTGGCGCCGGGAGAAACGAAAACCGTGTCGCTTGACCTCACGCCGGAATCGCTGGCCTTTTACGACGTGAACATGAAATACGTCGTCGAGCCGGGCGAGTTTGAAATCATGGTCGGCAATTCCTCCCGCGATGTAGATTTGCAAAAGGTGGTTCTCCGGGTTGTAAAATAA
- a CDS encoding response regulator: MLTESTRLLPEHADVSTKIAIVEDNATLRQYLAEFVAGAPGNRCVCACGSAEEALVKIPSLNPDVVLMDIHLPGESGIVCTARLREKLPNLQVIMLTVYKDTKMIFQALKAGACGYVLKRSDDKEILEAIAEVRAGGAPMTSEIARMVVRSFIADTPEKDETGQLSGREQEILALLAEGLSNKEIGSKLNISFTTVRTHLMHIYEKLHVRCRTEAAAKYLRSLPKN, encoded by the coding sequence ATGTTAACCGAATCAACCAGACTATTGCCGGAGCATGCTGATGTGAGCACCAAAATTGCCATCGTCGAGGACAACGCGACCTTGCGCCAGTATCTGGCCGAGTTCGTTGCTGGCGCGCCTGGCAACCGCTGCGTGTGCGCCTGCGGTTCAGCCGAGGAGGCGCTCGTGAAAATCCCGTCGCTAAACCCCGATGTAGTGCTGATGGATATTCATCTCCCCGGCGAATCCGGCATTGTCTGCACCGCGCGATTACGCGAGAAGCTGCCCAACCTGCAGGTCATCATGCTCACCGTCTATAAGGATACCAAGATGATCTTTCAAGCGCTGAAGGCCGGCGCGTGCGGATATGTTTTGAAACGTTCCGACGACAAGGAAATCCTTGAAGCCATCGCCGAGGTTCGTGCGGGTGGAGCGCCCATGACCAGTGAAATCGCCCGCATGGTCGTGCGTTCCTTTATTGCGGACACGCCAGAGAAGGACGAAACCGGCCAGCTCTCCGGGCGCGAGCAGGAAATTCTCGCATTATTGGCCGAGGGACTTTCCAACAAGGAAATCGGTTCCAAGCTGAACATCAGTTTCACCACCGTGCGCACCCACCTGATGCACATCTACGAAAAACTGCACGTCCGCTGCCGCACGGAGGCAGCCGCCAAATACCTGCGTTCTCTGCCCAAAAATTAG
- a CDS encoding sialate O-acetylesterase gives MRHKLIVSLVLTCLVLNAAHAVNQTAQPFVSPMFGDNMVIQRGKTNTIWGWTKAGENVRVELAGQTATATAGTDGRWSVHLLPPASSHSLTLRVAGSQTVVFTNILVGDVWLCGGQSNMEFPLSRARNGDAEIKAANHPNLRLFTVKQQPAYAPASTVQGAWSVCTPQTVTENGGVSAIGYFFARKIQSETNIPIGLIKDCWGGTPAESWTSAEGLRPLKDFNTPLAEVDRLRERGAPPYGNYISHWYDEFDAGQKDNAWAAPDLDEHDWKTVTIPGGFSELGVSEMPALCYFRKTVTLPDPLPAGSAKIFLGVIERMDTTQINGRWTGASAWVENPRAYSIGDGILKPGTNVVTVRVFKTKPDGGFKSDPKQLKLVLGDKTEIPLAGEWKGKLSVDARPPHPLPLGFENWPTMPSVLYDGMIAPVAPLAISGALWYQGEANTDRAKQYRTLLPAMIADWRKTFGQGDFPFYIVSLAAFMQHRDAPGDDAWAELREAQAFTARTVTNSGLALAIDVGNANDIHPVDKKEVGERLALCALANHHGIKVPFAGPTFDHVEKIPGALKLHFKNTDGGLVVKGDKLGEFAIAGEDHKWCWADAKIEGDTVIVSSRKVLSPKAARYAWQANPVATLFNGAGLPAVPFRTDE, from the coding sequence ATGCGTCACAAACTCATCGTTAGTTTAGTCCTCACCTGTCTTGTCCTGAATGCGGCTCATGCCGTCAACCAAACTGCGCAGCCCTTCGTCAGTCCGATGTTCGGCGACAACATGGTGATTCAACGCGGCAAGACAAACACGATCTGGGGCTGGACCAAAGCCGGTGAAAACGTCCGTGTTGAACTCGCTGGTCAAACCGCCACTGCCACGGCGGGCACCGACGGTCGCTGGTCGGTGCACCTATTGCCGCCGGCATCAAGCCATTCGCTCACGCTTCGAGTTGCCGGCTCGCAGACAGTGGTGTTCACCAACATTCTCGTCGGTGATGTCTGGCTTTGCGGCGGACAATCAAACATGGAATTTCCGTTGAGCCGCGCGCGAAACGGCGATGCCGAAATCAAAGCCGCCAACCATCCGAACCTCCGCTTGTTCACAGTCAAACAACAACCCGCTTACGCACCGGCATCAACCGTGCAAGGCGCCTGGAGCGTTTGCACGCCGCAGACGGTCACTGAGAACGGCGGCGTTTCAGCCATCGGTTACTTCTTCGCGCGAAAGATCCAAAGCGAAACCAACATTCCCATCGGCCTCATCAAGGATTGCTGGGGCGGCACGCCGGCGGAGTCGTGGACCAGCGCAGAAGGGCTGCGACCGCTCAAGGATTTTAATACCCCGCTCGCGGAAGTGGATCGGCTCCGCGAGCGGGGTGCCCCGCCATACGGTAATTACATCTCCCACTGGTATGATGAGTTCGACGCCGGCCAGAAGGACAACGCATGGGCCGCGCCGGATCTCGACGAGCACGACTGGAAAACTGTGACGATTCCCGGCGGGTTCAGCGAACTCGGTGTTTCTGAGATGCCCGCCCTTTGCTACTTCCGCAAGACTGTCACCCTGCCCGATCCGCTTCCGGCGGGTTCTGCAAAAATTTTTCTCGGCGTCATCGAACGCATGGACACCACACAGATCAACGGTCGTTGGACCGGTGCCAGCGCCTGGGTCGAGAACCCGCGTGCTTACTCCATTGGCGACGGCATTCTCAAACCCGGCACAAACGTTGTGACTGTGCGCGTGTTCAAGACAAAACCCGATGGCGGCTTCAAGTCCGATCCCAAACAGCTCAAACTCGTGCTGGGCGATAAGACGGAAATCCCGCTCGCCGGTGAATGGAAAGGCAAACTCAGCGTGGATGCACGTCCGCCGCATCCGTTGCCGCTTGGTTTTGAGAACTGGCCGACGATGCCCTCCGTGTTGTACGACGGCATGATTGCACCGGTTGCGCCGTTAGCGATCAGCGGTGCTCTCTGGTATCAAGGTGAGGCCAACACTGATCGTGCCAAACAATATCGCACCTTGCTTCCGGCCATGATCGCCGACTGGCGGAAAACTTTCGGACAGGGGGATTTTCCATTCTATATCGTGAGTCTTGCCGCGTTCATGCAGCACCGCGATGCACCTGGCGACGATGCGTGGGCCGAGTTACGAGAGGCCCAGGCCTTCACAGCCCGCACTGTGACAAATTCTGGACTCGCCCTCGCCATTGATGTCGGCAATGCCAATGACATTCACCCCGTGGACAAGAAGGAAGTCGGCGAACGGCTCGCGCTGTGCGCGCTGGCGAATCACCACGGAATTAAAGTACCATTCGCCGGCCCCACGTTTGATCATGTTGAAAAGATTCCCGGCGCGCTCAAGCTCCACTTCAAGAATACCGACGGCGGCCTCGTTGTGAAGGGTGACAAACTCGGCGAGTTCGCCATCGCAGGTGAAGATCACAAATGGTGTTGGGCCGACGCCAAGATTGAAGGTGACACAGTGATTGTTTCCTCGCGCAAAGTGCTGAGTCCCAAAGCCGCCCGTTATGCCTGGCAGGCAAACCCAGTCGCCACGCTATTCAACGGTGCGGGTCTCCCCGCTGTTCCATTCCGCACAGACGAGTGA